A window of the Henckelia pumila isolate YLH828 chromosome 3, ASM3356847v2, whole genome shotgun sequence genome harbors these coding sequences:
- the LOC140889783 gene encoding putative methylesterase 11, chloroplastic: MGSCFSRDDESTARRRPSKRIANHSAAPAGSSRWARIRSSRKEDGLIREQALAAAILFQQQMQNGGATQFDRSSSLRYPSVKEKKNQALPRSSSSRARSLTDPLLQPHQLVNQDINLENLETSHFVLVHGGGFGAWCWYKTIALLEEDGYKVTAVDLTGSGIHSFDTNHITSLSQYVKPLTDFLEKLAEGEKVVLVGHDFGGACISYAMELFPSKVSKAIFIAATMLIDGQSALDMFSEAESNELMQRAQVFQYANGNNQPPTAIDFDKSLLKDLLFNQTPTKDVALASVSMRPIPFAPVLEKLSFSETKHGVVRRFFIKALEDNAIPIAVQERMINRSPPEQVFNLKGADHSPFFSKPQALHKLLVEVSKIP; this comes from the exons ATGGGGTCGTGCTTCTCGCGTGACGATGAATCAACGGCGAGGAGAAGACCGTCGAAACGGATCGCGAATCACTCGGCGGCGCCGGCGGGAAGCAGTCGGTGGGCGAGGATTCGATCCTCGAGGAAAGAGGATGGCTTGATTCGCGAGCAAGCGCTGGCGGCGGCGATCCTGTTTCAGCAACAGATGCAGAACGGCGGTGCTACGCAGTTTGACAGGTCGTCTTCGTTGAGGTATCCGAGTGTTAAAGAGAAGAAAAATCAGGCGTTGCCGAGGAGTTCGAGCTCCAGAGCTAGGTCGCTAACTGATCCCTTGCTACAACCTCATCAACTTGTTAATCAG GATATCAACCTTGAGAATCTTGAAACCAGCCATTTCGTACTTGTTCATGGTGGTGGCTTTGGTGCCTGGTGCTGGTACAAAACGATTGCGCTGCTAGAAGAAGATGGATATAAAGTAACAGCAGTGGATTTGACTGGTTCTGGTATTCATTCATTTGACACGAACCACATCACCAGTCTTTCACAATATGTAAAACCTCTTACTGATTTTTTGGAGAAGCTGGCTGAAGGAGAGAAG GTGGTTTTAGTTGGACATGATTTTGGGGGCGCATGTATATCGTATGCAATGGAGTTGTTTCCCTCGAAAGTTTCAAAAGCGATTTTTATTGCTGCAACAATGTTGATCGATGGCCAAAGTGCCCTTGATATGTTTTCAGAG GCAGAATCAAACGAATTGATGCAACGAGCACAGGTATTCCAATATGCCAATGGAAATAATCAACCTCCAACTGCGATTGATTTCGATAAATCCCTCTTGAAAGACTTGCTATTCAACCAGACTCCCACAAAG GACGTTGCATTGGCTTCTGTTTCAATGAGACCAATTCCCTTTGCACCAGTTCTGGAGAAACTCTCTTTTTCTGAAACAAAGCACGGGGTTGTGAGAAGGTTTTTCATCAAAGCGCTGGAAGACAATGCCATACCCATTGCTGTACAAGAGCGCATGATAAATAGAAGCCCTCCGGAGCAGGTATTCAATCTTAAAGGTGCAGATCATTCACCTTTTTTCTCAAAGCCTCAGGCGTTGCATAAACTTTTGGTAGAGGTTTCAAAGATTCCATGA
- the LOC140892027 gene encoding large ribosomal subunit protein eL39x-like codes for MASSCRHSCPRSRIPSQGQTRLLPELKMPSHKSFMIKKKLAKKQRQNRPIPYWIRMRTDNTIRYNAKRRHWRRTKLGF; via the exons ATGGCCTCTTCTTGTCGCCATTCCTGTCCACGCAGCAGAATCCCATCCCAGGGACAGACTCGTTTGCTACCGGAGCTAAAGATG CCGTCGCACAAGTCGTTCATGATAAAGAAGAAATTGGCGAAGAAGCAGAGGCAAAACAGGCCGATTCCGTACTGGATCCGCATGCGGACTGACAACACCATCCGATACAACGCCAAGCGCCGCCATTGGCGTCGCACCAAGCTTGGATTCTGA
- the LOC140886953 gene encoding receptor-like protein kinase FERONIA produces the protein MISFLLLLLLLHFAVDAAAAAPYNATDYILLSCGAPSKQTDDNQRSWDSDERSKYAPLDAAAISNSSEASQQHSSVTRVPYLTARVFTSNFTYTFPLLAGPKFLRLYFYPSIFSGFNTSESFFAVAANGFILMKNFSASLNSDSNNPAFIKEFIFNVDANQRLDLTFIPNPESFAFINGIEIVSVPEKLYFRGNDQPLKTSSQLFYLTSDRALEKLYRLNVGGSDIEVQNDTGMFRPWNQDDDYIFGADFGYTPHDDNASIKYNTRTPAYTAPENVYTTSRVTANTSISLEWAFPVDSGFNYLVRLHFCEIQQEVTKQNQRVFRISIDGETVEIQADVISWTGGNDIPIFMDYVAFVPDDGRRGRKDLRLSLTPDKLSQPEYYSAVLNGLEIFKVSDSDRSLAAANPENSGDPSTPEAGTNSVTKKRKSSPLIYAVVASVIAVVLVAAAVSFLIFRRRRRVKDSVHSTFPKSSWVPLSTESRSTTKTTGSGFSLPSDLCRHFLLEEIKSATNFFDVTYVIGKGGFGNVYKGYIDTAGSNAGGTATAVAIKRLNPSSNQGAREFQTEIEMLSKLRHLHLVSLIGYCDEDGEMILVYEYMSHGTLRDHLYNTENPPLKWTDRLKICIGAAKGLHYLHTGTKHPIIHRDVKSTNILLDEKWVAKVSDFGLSKVGPSGGGLSHVSTAVKGSLGYVDPEYYRRRQLTDKSDVYSFGVVLVEVLCSRSAILPKLPREQANLAEWAKTCYEKGTLDKIIDTNLRGKISSACLNKYMETAMICLRDKGIERPVMSDVVWSLEFALLQQEAAENDGGGGGQFFEFSSSYSLMKNGEANTTDEEDIFSGGDHDVSGSKSTTVSSERLKSGDIFSEIRNPLGR, from the coding sequence ATGATCTccttcctcctcctcctcctcctcctccactTCGCCGTCgacgccgccgccgccgctcCATATAATGCCACCGACTACATCCTCCTCAGCTGCGGAGCACCATCCAAACAAACCGACGACAACCAGAGGAGCTGGGACAGCGACGAGCGCTCAAAGTACGCGCCACTCGACGCCGCCGCCATATCCAACTCCTCCGAAGCTTCACAGCAGCACTCATCTGTGACACGGGTACCTTACCTGACGGCGCGTGTCTTCACATCCAACTTCACCTACACTTTCCCGCTTCTGGCAGGGCCCAAATTCCTCCGCTTGTATTTCTACCCCAGCATCTTCTCCGGTTTCAATACTTCGGAGTCTTTTTTCGCGGTCGCGGCGAATGGGTTCATTCTAATGAAAAATTTCAGCGCGTCTCTCAATTCTGATTCCAATAACCCTGCTTTTATCAAAGAATTTATCTTTAATGTTGATGCAAATCAGAGGCTTGATTTAACTTTCATCCCGAATCCGGAGTCCTTTGCTTTCATTAATGGGATTGAAATTGTATCGGTCCCTGAGAAGCTGTATTTCCGAGGAAATGACCAGCCGCTCAAAACTTCTAGTCAATTGTTTTATCTGACGAGCGATAGAGCTCTGGAGAAGCTTTACCGGCTAAATGTTGGGGGAAGCGATATAGAAGTTCAGAATGATACAGGTATGTTTCGCCCCTGGAATCAAGAtgatgactatatatttggtgCTGATTTCGGTTACACTCCTCATGACGACAATGCTTCGATCAAGTACAACACCCGAACGCCGGCATACACTGCGCCGGAAAATGTTTACACCACTTCAAGAGTGACGGCCAATACAAGCATAAGCCTGGAGTGGGCATTTCCTGTTGATTCCGGGTTTAATTACCTGGTGAGGCTCCATTTTTGCGAGATTCAGCAGGAGGTGACGAAGCAGAATCAAAGGGTTTTCAGGATTTCCATTGACGGTGAGACGGTGGAGATTCAAGCTGATGTTATTTCTTGGACCGGCGGGAATGATATTCCTATCTTCATGGACTATGTGGCTTTTGTTCCAGACGATGGCCGACGTGGAAGGAAAGATCTCCGGCTTTCTTTGACTCCGGATAAGTTAAGCCAACCGGAATATTACAGTGCTGTTTTAAATGGTCTCGAAATTTTCAAAGTCAGTGATTCGGATCGGAGTCTCGCAGCTGCCAATCCAGAAAATTCAGgggatccttcaactccagaagCTGGTACGAATTCAGTGACCAAGAAGAGAAAAAGTTCTCCATTGATTTATGCTGTTGTTGCAAGTGTGATTGCAGTTGTTCTTGTGGCCGCCGCCGTGAGTTTCTTGATTTTCCGGCGGCGCAGGAGAGTGAAAGACTCTGTGCACAGTACTTTCCCCAAGTCATCGTGGGTACCATTATCAACCGAGTCAAGATCCACCACAAAGACCACTGGTTCCGGCTTCTCCCTGCCGTCGGATTTATGCAGACATTTCTTGCTCGAGGAGATCAAATCGGCAACCAACTTCTTCGATGTTACCTACGTAATTGGCAAAGGAGGATTCGGAAACGTGTACAAAGGGTACATAGACACAGCCGGTTCCAACGCCGGAGGCACGGCAACTGCGGTGGCGATCAAAAGACTGAACCCATCATCAAACCAAGGTGCTCGGGAATTCCAAACAGAAATCGAAATGCTATCCAAACTCAGACACTTGCACTTAGTATCCCTCATCGGCTACTGCGACGAAGATGGAGAAATGATCCTAGTCTACGAATACATGTCCCATGGAACTCTACGTGATCATCTCTACAATACCGAAAACCCACCATTGAAATGGACCGATCGCCTTAAAATCTGCATCGGCGCCGCAAAAGGGTTGCATTATCTCCACACGGGCACCAAACACCCCATCATACACCGCGATGTGAAATCTACCAACATATTGTTGGATGAGAAATGGGTTGCTAAGGTATCAGATTTCGGGTTATCGAAAGTGGGACCCTCTGGCGGCGGTCTGTCCCACGTTTCCACCGCCGTGAAAGGCAGCCTTGGGTACGTCGACCCAGAGTACTACCGGCGGCGGCAGCTGACAGACAAGTCCGACGTGTACTCGTTCGGAGTCGTGTTGGTTGAAGTTCTTTGCAGCCGATCAGCAATTCTTCCGAAACTGCCTAGAGAGCAAGCGAACCTGGCGGAGTGGGCTAAAACTTGTTACGAAAAAGGGACTCTTGATAAGATCATCGACACAAATCTTCGGGGTAAAATTTCTTCCGCATGTCTGAACAAGTACATGGAGACTGCGATGATTTGCTTGAGGGATAAAGGGATCGAACGACCGGTGATGAGCGACGTGGTTTGGAGCTTGGAATTTGCATTGCTGCAGCAGGAGGCGGCTGAGAACGACGGAGGCGGCGGGGGTCAGTTTTTCGAGTTTAGCTCGTCGTATTCATTGATGAAGAATGGAGAGGCGAACACCACAGATGAAGAAGATATATTTTCCGGCGGCGACCACGATGTTTCAGGATCGAAAAGCACCACGGTTAGCAGTGAACGATTGAAGTCCGGTGATATTTTCTCCGAAATCAGAAATCCATTGGGacggtaa